A segment of the Arachis hypogaea cultivar Tifrunner chromosome 5, arahy.Tifrunner.gnm2.J5K5, whole genome shotgun sequence genome:
ATCATGCACTTACCCATTGCTTACAACTGCTTCTTATATAGCCATGGAAGAAGGTGCCACACAAGATATTTTCAAATGGGTTGCTAGTGAACCCAAAATAGTTAAAGCTTCTTCCATTATTTGCAGGATCATGGACGACATTGTCTCCAATGAGGTATTTTATATGCACAACATAAATAGTATACAAGAATTAGACTGCATGCGTAATTGAATTTACAGTATAACACCTAAATTGGtttcaacaaattttaaattagatattttaattacaaacatCTTGTTTGATCAGTTTGAACAAGAAAGAGGACATGTTGTCTCAGTTCTAGAATGTTATATGAAAGAACATGGTGTATCAAGAGAAGAAGCTATTCAAGAATCACAAAAAAGAGTAACAGATGCTTGGAAGGATATTAACGAGGAATGTCTTAGGCCAACTCAAATTCCAATGCCTTTTCTGGTGCGTGTGGTCAACTTAGCAAGATACATGGCTGTGATGTACAAAGATGAAAATAGCTATACACATGCTGGAGGAGTAATGAAAGAGCACATTGAAGCTTTGCTTGTAGACCTCGTGCCAATATAagaattcacttttttttttgtgtcatCTTAGTGGCGTCATATGAATCTGAATCATTTGTAAAGTTTGTAATACTCAGACAGAATACGAAGTTCTATTTgctagtttgaagctggctaaagaagtggAGACAGAGAAGGTAGTAGTATTCAGTGACTTGCAAGTAATAACTTCACAAATTAATAACACCTACCAAACTAAAGACCCCACTATGAAGAAGTATCTGGATGAAATACGAGAACAGTTGACACACTTTTCTGAAAGTAATGTCCGACATATAACTCGGGAATATAATTTCCGAGCTGATGCCTtatcaaaactagccaacaccaaggCAGGGGACAATAATAGAAGTCTCATTCAGAAAACCCTACAAAAGCCATCCATATCAAAGGAAGAAGAAGTGTTGACCATATACAATCAACACCTAGGATGGATGGCTCCCATAGTCAGTTACCTCAAATTCGACTTGCTCTCCAACGATAAAAAGGATGCTAAAAGGCTTATAAAGGAGGCACAAAACTATACCCTATTCACAATATCCTATaaaaaagagggatttcaacacccctCTTAAGATACGTCTCGACCTCCAGCATGAAGGAAGTCTCGGAGGACGTACATAGTGGTATATGTAGAAATCACCTAGGCGGTTGGTCACTAGCTAAAAAAGTAATCCAAACTGCCTTCTTCTAGCTGACCTTACAAAAAGAAGTGGCCGAGTTCGTCAAAACATGCCTACcttgtcaaaaacatgccaatttccatGTAGCACCTCctgaggaactcatcagcgtcacctcaccttggccatttgctaAATGGGAGTTGGATCTACTTGGACCATTCCCCCAAGCCCCAGGCCAAGTCAagtacctcatagtaggggttgACTATTTTACTAAGTGGATTGAGGTAAAACTATTGGCGACtatcactgctcaaagaagtcagaaattcttgtATAAAAATATAGTCACAAGGTTTGGAATTTCCCGTTCCATCACCACGGATAATAGAACCCAATTTACCGACTCGACCTTCAGAAACCTGGTGTCCGACTTGAAAATCAAGCACGAGTTCACGTCCGTAGAgcaccctcaagccaatggacaagctgaagctaccaacaaagtcatattggttaGGTTAAAGCGTTGATTACAAGACgcgaaaggagcttgggctgacgAGCTCCCTCAAGTCTTGTGGGTTTATCGAACTACTCCACATTCCACAacgggagaaacacccttccgactcgCATGCGGAATGGAAGCAGTAATCCCCATTGAAATAGCTGAAGAATCACATAGAGTTCTATTTTATGACGAAAGAGCTAATGCCCAGGCTCAGAGAGAAGAGGTCGACCTCCTATATGAAGTGCGAGAAAATCTCAGATTAAGGAGGAAGCTCTAAAGTAGAGGATGGCTCTAAGGTACAACAAGAAGGTGATCAAAAGGAGGTTCACCATCAATGACCTCATCTTGATTTAGAACGACATTGGAAGACAGAAGTCGGGTGAAAGGAAGCTAGCTGCCAACTGGAAGGGACCTTATAGGATAATAGAGGTTCTAAGTAAAGGTTCGTATAAGGTGTCCGACCTCCAAGGACGGGAGCTCCTGAGGTCTTGGCACGCTTGTAACCTAAAAAGATACTACAGCTAAAAGCCTTGTACCTAAGTGCACTCTTTTTCCCAAGAAATAAGGATTTTTTTAATGAGGAAAAAGTACAAGGACTAGGGGTACCAAAGCTTTTAGTATATAGCTCTGTAAAGGAATTCtctaaacaataataaaagattcctgatctatttcttttttaaagtttCCTATCTGAAACACAttaacttaagctcgacaaactgTAAAATTCATTGACCGACCTAAAGTGGTCGGCAAGATAAAACGACGAAGTACAAGTaaatgtaagaagttatataaCTAACTCGTAAAAAAGTGACCTCAAAACAGGTAGGAACAAAAATGGAGTTGCAAAAGTAACTAAGCAAAGACTGACTACTTGAATTCAGGCCTATTAAAGGAAATTAACAAACAAAAACTCAAGAATTAAAACACAATGTGCATTACTAAGGAAAAAAGGTACTACATAAAAGAGTTCTGGACATTGCTTAATAAAGGTTGTGAAACAAACAACTAAACAATAGAAGCAAAGTGCTTACGAAGCTGCCAATTGCTACAAACCATATTGTTTTGAAAGCCTACAGGTCGGGCTActacaaaataataaaagagatttgaagaGAACTCAAGCCTCCTTGCTGAAAAGGGGGTTAAGTTTCTCGCCAGTAGCTTCATCCCTTTGGGGAGAAGAAGGTAGCACGGAAACAGCAATATCTTCAGGTGAGGCTCCCAAGGAGGAAGTCGGAGCTATCGGAGGTCCCGAGGTGGAAGACAGACTGGCTCGAGCTCCAAAAGACTGCGGATCCTGGATAGGCACCTCCTCATCCTCTTAAGCAACTGCAGGAATGATCTTCCCGTCCACCACTATATTATCCGTACTAAAAAGCATAGATCGAGGTCGGGGGCCAAAACCTTAACTTGGGCTTCAAGGTTCTCAAACATTTCATCCATACCCAAGGCAGCCGTCTCATGGAACCCAGCCAACTCCTCCTTCAGTTTCTCTAGTTCCTTCTCCTGAGCCAGCCTCTCCCCAAAGACCTTAGTATAGCTTTCCTGGTATTTCTTGGCTTTCTCCTCGGCCAATGCAGCAGCTGCTTCTGACTTGTTCGTCCTCTCCCGAGCTCTTTCCAAGTCAGCCTTCAAGGTGTCCCTCTCTTTCTCCAACTCCACCTTGATTTCACTCAGCGTCTCCATGTCAACTCGGGCAACTACCAGAGCCTCAGAAGTAGCTTGAATCGGAGAACTTTGCAACTCCTTGGAAAGTTGAGAGCATACTCCAATGAGATGGAGACCCCCACAGGCCAGGGTCTGGAGATGATTCTGGATCACCATATCATCCATACTCATGCGCTGATGAGGGACGAGGTTCTCCTCTCCCCAGGACAGAGCATCAAAATTCTTGGTATAGATGCTCTCTTCTTCATCAAGTTTCTGTATTTTGGGAGGTGATTCTGTGGATGAAGGAGACGAAGGAGTGGAGTCCGAAGAGATAAGCTGGGAAAGGGAGGTCGGGATAATAATTTTCGGATCAGAAGGACTCGACCCCGACCTCTTCCATGGCAAAGATCAGGTAGAATTACCAATCTTCTGCTATGAAGGACCATCCTCGACCTCCTTTTGCAACTGGAGGTTCCGAGCCACCATCGTCTTTTTGGTGTTCCGAAGAACTTCATAGCAGATTTAGGAGCCATAACCTCTGCAATAACAAAACATGATATGATTCAAATCAACATCTAATAAACGAGaataaactaaaaggcaagggaagAGGCACTACCAATGTCCGACTTCAGAAGGCTAGGATCCCCAAATACCTCTTTGTGTCCAAATGAAGATCTTGACCCCAGGTACCCAGAATAAATTCTACTACCCCCTTTCTAAATCATCTAAGTTAGAAAGATCATGCATAACAATCTCAATGGTGTCCTATCAATACAAAGGGAACAAGCTTTCCCGGTTCTCAAACAAGAAGAAAGATCGGACACCCACTATACCCTTGACCTTAAAGAAGTTGTATTTAAAGTCGTGAAAGGAGTAGTCAAAGATGGAAAATGCCTTCCAACCTTGTATAGCTCGAAAAGATATCCACCCCAACTTCTTGGTTGAACTATACGGTTTGGTGGCTACAAAAAGGTAGAAGAAAACATTCAAAAAAGGCTGAACATCCAATCCTTGACACAAGAGCTGAAACATTTTCATAAAGGCCCAAGAATTTGAGTGCAACTGAGAAGGGGTAAGATTGGAAGATCGTAAGACCTCCATCTCGAAGTCAGTAAAAGAAAGTCAGACACCTAGCCTCTAGATCGTAAGACCTCCATCTCAAAGCAAAGCCAACAACAAAGCAACTCACATGCAATCAGAAAGGAGAAGCCtgaggaaaaagaaaaggaaccAACATTGAAGAAGACCGTAAGGAAGAAAGGAAGGGCACGTCTAAAGAACAACAAAACGCGAACAATCCTCTTCATGCCGACAAGAACAGATAACCCTTCATGCTTCCAAGATTGAGAAATCTCGAAGAAACAGAATTGGATGAAATGACACGGAGAATACTTTGGTAAAGAAGAAAGCAAAACAGCTTctcagaaacaaacaaaaagaagaagaggGGCTAAAAACTCCCCTTTGTTAGGAACAACGAATCAGAAACGGCTCTTTTACCCCCTCTTTAAAGAGCGCGAATCCCCAAGAGCAAACCACCGCATAGAATTCGACGGTCATTAAAACCCCAACGTTCAAAAAATCAAGCGAAGTCGGGTGTCACCGACAAGATCAAGACCTGACCTCCCTAATAGAAGCCACGAAATGCATGAGCCCGACCTGTAAAAGGAACagactcaagtaggggcactgttgaTACCATGACCCAAAAAATAAAAGTCAAGCCCAATAACCCAAAAAGGCCTACCAATAAAGGTGGACTTCATGACAAGTCCGACCACTTTAAAGAGGTCAGACATCGACATAAAGGCGCAGCTCTACCTGACTAAACAAGTAACTACCCCCTTAAATCTCTACCTCATCTAGAAGGAGAATCCccaacaaactcccaagataaagggaaTGCTTATCTATCAGAAAAGATAGAATTACCCAACAAAGGTAGTTatctactctactataaatatactggtaCCCTCCCCCCAGGTATAATTCACGctccaatctactaaaaacctacttaaagcccttactaacttaagtatcggagtctcttgcaggtaccatcccCCACTTCCTCACAAGGAACTCAGACAGGCGACACCTCAGCATCCAAAAAGATTGGACGCTGCCACTCAAAGGGACCTGGACCTCACATTCCGGCCTGAAtcagtaaccctcggaacaagtaTCAATGTTCTTTTTTCCACTCATCTAACATCTTTtttaccttaaaatctcattaaaaagcttggttaactaactgatgcctttctctccaaggcccttccaaacttcaatcggAATATTATCGGTTCTATtgtcctgccatttttcatccgcTTTAGAGCTTCCTTTATCTCGAAATCTCAAATGCTTCAATAGTAGTTGAAGTTTAACAAAtgaaattttactaatttatgtaTGTGAATTCTGAAAAATGTGAGTGCAAACTGTATTGATTCATATTTGCAAATTCTGGTAAATATAAATGCAAATGTTAGTAAAAAATGTTAGTCAAAAATGATATTATTTACTGGCAATATAAGATTGCTCAATAAAAGATCCTCATAAGAAAAAAAACCGTATTACTTAAATTGTTACGGTACTACATCCTCATTGCTACAAAGAAATAGTAGAAAAAGATAAAAGTTATATAACATAAACGTAATCTTGTAAAATATAGTAACTTTCTCTTACAACAATATCTtataaaataatttcctaaccaTATCTACAACTAAACTAAACAATTGTTTCCatcaaaaagcaataatataAAGAGGCCTGTTACACAGTCAagcctttttggcttacaagctaTACAAGTTGGTCCAAGTTCAAGAAAAAACACGCGCACCCCTCCTTTAAAATCGAGCGTCTAACGCACGCGTTCATTATGccgcactcttcctcttcttcctcaatcaaaacgcaaacTGTCAAGAATCAAGTGACATTCGAAACAAAAGACACGTTCCAACTCCTCGCAAAGAGTataagaaatcaagaagaaaagatacaaatctccataaaaaatcaccagaaaaaacgaagaaacattattcaaggtactgttcttctagttttttttttctagattgtctctaCCATGTGCCTCATCTTTAACCAgtaaaacattaaaagatttcaagaagaaatatactgtctctcccatgttttgggtgtatttcttaattcctttgggtgtatttctgtaaccgtttaggtgtatttctgtaatcctttctgTAACCGTTGGGTGTatttatgtaatcgtttgggtgtatttttgaagttccattatcttcaaaacaatttcaaagcttgattttagaaaccatgaaaatcgaaaaaaaaaacgaagcaagaaggagatccaacaaatttggcaagaaattcgaaaaaaaaaacgaaatcttttgaaaaatggaagttatatatttgcgcgttaattgatttgaattgatttaaaagtttgttAAAGAGGCACGTAACATAAGCAGCACGTTTAGTGGATTTTGTTTTCTTCAGACTTGTAAAGCTTGTAAGCGCAAAacacttgtatgtagagattaatcCTAATACAAAAAGACTACTCGGGGATATAAATATTATGCTTTTTGGATAAAGAGAGTTGGCAAAGTATTTGATGGAGTTGCATGTGAGAGTTTCATTTGATGAACTACAAAAATAATTACAGGATTGTCCCACCTCACtttcttatatttattaataatcacCAACTTCTGAAAATTAAGTTTAAACTCCAAAAGAGGGTGATCCACACCCAACGACAGTCCAAAAGAGGGAAGCTTTACTGTGATGGAGTTATTCCCAAATTCATCAGTTACAAGTTCCAAAATAGCTAATTGGATTCCCCACCGAAGAAAGGCTCATTACCGCTGAGGGTGAAGAAATGAAGGGCGTTAGCAATAGAAGAGCATTCTCAGCGAAAAAAGAGATGGTACCGTAAAACTGGTTTGCGCTCAAATCAACATGTTATACATAGTGAACAGCAACGAGAATGTCAGCTATGTCATCCCAGCATTCAATGGAGTGTAAATGGAGGACCCTGAGTCGCAGAGGTTTTGGAGGTGCTAGGAAAGCCACCCTTAAAGCGGTTAAGGGAAAGCTGGACATGGACGAGGCCCCTAGATCATTGATCCGTGCAGGATGTGTCTGTAGAAGATGTGTGAGAGATCAAGGTGGTGGGTGAAGAAGGAGGTAGATAGGCGACCGGTGAGTTGGTTACCAGAGAGGCTGAAGTTGCAGAGTAAGAACATGAAACTTGAGCTTGCAGCCTAGACAGAGGCAGTCGAGGATGATGGCAATTACGTTTTTGGATACCTCGTCACAAACCACTCCCTCCCAGGTAGGGAAGTTGGAGGAGTCTGCAGAGGCAGAGGGATTCCATGAGTTAAGGACGTGGTGGAGTCCATATgcgattttcaaaaatattattaataaatacaGATAAATGAATTgagacatttttttaaatatttttgataatGGAACTATTATGGACAACTCCATCAAATACTTTTCCAAGAGAGTTTGTATTCATTCATATTAGTAAAATATAACATGTCTTACCTTAAGGAGTCTCAGCTTTGTTTTGGTACATAGTATTAACGGATCTAAATATAGCAAACAGTCAAACACCATGTTACATGTTATCCAAGATTTTAGTACACCATTACTCCCCGTCATATAACGGAGACCAACATTGGATTGAGATGCTGAAGCTCCATGCCATTCCAATTTCCAACCAACCTAGACTCGTGTTATGAAATTTGACAACACTGCCCTTCAAAAgttggaaataaaattaaaataaaaaagaaaaatgaatttctgtGCTTTCTTCTCGTCTGGGTACAAAACAAACTAATAAAACTGAACCAAAATTTTGTTTCTCCTATCGCACCTCTCCTTTCCTCTCCTATCAATGACCAGTGCCGAGTCACCAAGTGCAACTACCGTACTGATACCTCCCTTTGTCTTTCATCGGCATCATCACGCTCAACCTGAAATGAGAAATCATGGTTGTAATATCAGGTTGCAAAGAAACACAATTGGTATGTTCTTGTTATAAGCAAAACATAACCAGAAGTTTATATATCAATCACAGATGTTTATATATCAATCGCGAGTAGGATTGTACGAATAAGGATTTGACCAATCACAAATCATTGTTAGTACATTGATAACGGAAGTACAAATAACATAAAGCTGAAAGCTGAAGCAATTGGGTTTTGTAAATAGTTTCCTTAAGTGGAGCATTCAATTCTTTTTTCAATCCCAAAATCTTAAGGAAAATTATGCATTCTGCGATCATTGAGTATATACATACAGGCAGATCAATAAAAGATCTAGTCTATGGCATCAtctatttattaattttggaatcCCTATACCCTAAAGCACCATTAAGAAGTGGTTAACTTCTGGACAAGTTTTCGTTTACAGAAATTAATTCATATCAGAACAAAAACCAGCGTTTAAAAGAGAAATGATATCATTTTTTCAATTGAAGGGAGCAATATAGATTTACCTCAACAAGGACCTTTGCCTTCTTTGATTTAAGATCAACAGAATCCTTCTCAGATTTCATTGAAGCTAACTTATTCTTCCGTTTCACCCTTCTCTGAGCAGCTGCTTCTGCCTCTTCATCTTCAGAGCTTCCAGCTGCATTAGAAAACTCTGTTATGCTTTTGATTTTCAAATGCATTCATTTCCtagtttatttcatttttctaaaCTCAACCACAGAGCTCCAACTCCACATGCACAGCTTTTCACCTCCaacatataagaaaaataatagacAACACTAGTCAAAAGAAATGTATTATATCATGGTAACTGTTATatgacatttattttattttgtttgctaGAAGCCAACAAATATGTTGGAATGTACaacaaatggcatcaaaattacAGTATATTTGATGAGAAAATACCACTCTGATATGTGATTATGATGTTTTTCCAGCTCAGGTGAAATGAATCACTTGACTCACTAAAATATCAATCTGTTATGATAAAAAAGGGCAATAACAGAAACAACCAGCAAAACACTGAGGAACACAGCTGTAGATTCACAAGTAGTAGAAATGGGCAAAGGTCTCGGCCAAAATTACCAACTCCAAGCTGAGAGACTATTTGGTGACTATGTGAGGGAAGTTGGTATGACATTGCTCAGGCCTCAAATGTAGTATAGCTCAGTTTTGTTCCTGAATATATCCTCCAATTCTACTTCCAGTTAGTTCACATCTATACTTCTCGGTATCCCTTTACTCGCACTTCATACATATAATCATAGAAAACCCCACCAAATACTTCTCTACAACTTCCTAAACTTTCTTATCACTCTTGTAATCCTGCATATTGGTATTGGATTTATATATTACTTGGTTTTCAGGTCTCAAACATTGAGGAATATATTTTGCTGAAATCACTGGGTGAATAGGTTGCAACCATCACACAATCATATCCAATCCAAAATCCATGAAACTGGATTTGaacaatgcaaaataaaaatttctttccattaaagaatattttttgaaattgcTTTAAGATCTATTCTCTAAACTGAACTGTCTAATCCTTACCATTTTCATCATTGTCATCGCCACCAGCATCATCAattctaaaattaacaaaatcctcCATGTCATCTTCCTCTTCAAGTTCATCATAACCTTCCACATACTCTATCTCTGCTTCCTGTTTAATAAccaaaaacgaaaaaagaagTTAAATACAAGGCAACATATTGTTCAAGTAAAATTTCAAACAGTTTTGCATGAAACATATACGACAACAGAAAATGCAGATGCatacctcctcctcttcctcagcaggTTGAAGGTTGTCCATATCAAGAACTTTATTGTATTGTTCAATAGGATAATTGTAAATGTCACTTTGTTGATAAACTCCTTTTTGAAGGCGCTCCAGTAGCTCTTTCTCAATAGACTAAGTAAAATATAAGCACTGGTGAGGAAACCAAATACAACACAAAATTCATGTGTGCAGGAAACACTAGTATTAACTATAACCTTTTCTAACAAAGCTGCCTTTTCAGCCTTCTCTTGTCTTCTAGCCTCTCTCTTTATCTCCTTCCTCGGAGTTGTCATTATTTTCTCCCTTTAAGACAACCATTATAAACATGATAAATTAGATCAGTAATATGGAGAAACTGAAATTAACTTTCAACGAGAGCacacaaaagataaataaataattgatgaaagagaagaaaatttgTTATATGTATGTAATTTTGTAATTGTAGGAAAACAGATCAATTAACAAAAATCTGATGAATCCCTATAATCACAAACAATATTAGCCCAAGGAAGACACAAGCTACATATATGCACAAATAGATTTCAAGTTTCTCACATCTTCAATGATTATCAAACTTGTATATCCTATCCTATCCTATCTTAACCTCTCCTGGGGTGGAACAGGTGGGGTAGACTCCAGACACAATATGAGATTGTAACACAGAATTAAGCATGTTGGTAGCAGCCAAACATCTATTTCGCTTATCTGGCTTCCACAATGATGTCCAGTAGTTCAAACAAAAATCAAACATGCCATTAATTTGGTCTGTGATACACTAACCCTGAGGGCTTGAGATATGTCATCTATGTCATctacacccccccccccccccaaaaaaaaaaaaaaaaacccacccCCACACGCATACTTTATGACTTTATGCCtgcttaaatatatatatatatatatcagactATATTGATAGCTTGATCTAAATGAAGCCTCAGATTCAAAGACAATTTCATTATTCTATAATGCGTACCAAAACTCACTGTTAGTAGACAATCTTCGTCACTCAGATTTAATTGATATGTCCACAAGATTGAATTTAAATGGTAAATTCATTTCAACAAAATTTCATTTCTTCATAAATCATAACTAATTATATGTTTTCCTCCCACATACAGATCTTGACTAATCATAATTTGTGTTGGTTTGGATTGGCTTTTGAGTtaaaaaagtacttttttttcaaaaataaagtacttttattcaattttaacaTCTTTTTAAAgaagtacttttattaaaaaaagaaaattatttgcTTTTTCTAAAAACTAACAATACcttgctttaaaaaaaaaacaaaagcaaaagacgtttttaatacttgaaaacaatttAAAAGAAGACCTATCCAAATGTGAAATAGCTTTtgtctattaaaaaaaatcttcctaaaaaagatgaaaaaaataagtacttttttcaAAAGCCAATCCAAACTGACCCTATATCTTCCAAACCACAAGCAGAAATCAATTAATAAACAATTTAGAGCACCAAAGAGATGACCTTACTATGGAGAAATTAGGCATTCCTTGACATTAAAAGACGATAAACAACAAACAATTCAACTTCATAGTTCATACCTTGTCTTCAACGCAAGTTTCCTCATGCGTATCCGCATCTGGGTCATTTTGGTCAATCGTTGCTTTGTTTTGTGTATAAGAAGCTTAGGCCAATACATCTATCAATGAGCCAATGCAAAAAGGTGAGACAACCAATTCTGAAAAGTACGAGTAAAAACATCGaatattcaaattttcaaacataaaaaCACGCATGGATCTGCAGTACCAGATGTTTGTCAATGACTTCAAGTGCCTTTTCATAATTCCTTGGCAGCTTAACTCTTTCCCACAACTTGTTTGGCATATGAGCTCTTTCTATAGTTTTCATGTAAAGGTAAAACACACCTGCAGTACCCAACATAATTCCATTACTATCTACATATTCGCACCAAACTCAACTTATTGCGAGGTTACCATTTAATAACTGACACACTATGCACCAACCAGAATCAATTTCTCCTAccctatgaatttaattttgatgcacaaaTGGTCCAAAAGTTATACTATCATTCAATCACATGACTATATCACAAAATATGGTTCAAGTCCCACACCCACTACTACTTGAATAATCATGCAAATAAACTAATATGATGGATTCATTGTGCAAAAAGCCTTTACATTctcaatgtatcaaaattaaactcctaTACTATATTGAAATATGGAAAACAAGTTCCACATCAAGGTATCATATCAAACTCGCTGTAAAGCATGGTCTTAATATGCCATCTTCTTATAGTAATATAGTGATACTTTCCAAAGGAAACAAAGTTTAACATCAACTTAGAATATGCTTGACAATCACAAACCCCACAAGCATAATATCGTTCACTATGCACtaatttcaagaaaaaaaaaaactcaaccaaaaaataaatttaaaaaatccaagagaacaaataaaaaagaagagcTTAATAAAAAGCAAATATGGTTTATGAGCAAAGTTACCATTTTCCTCTCGTATAGTAGCATAGCGACTGTTAGCTAAGGGGCACGAGCTTCGATTGCAAAGTCCAGTAACATTGTAAGGGTTTCTACAAAAATTCCCCGTCGTAATTCtacacaaaaagaaaaataaaccaaaaaatctGTGAAAATTTGGAACTTTTGACAAAAACAAGGAGAAAGAACCATGAGAGTAATGAAAATAATTGAAGCAGAGAATGGTAGTGTTTCTTTACTTGGCCATGAAACTACAATGGTTGTGCCTGATAACGTGCCATATAACCTCATCGTGCTGCATCTTTGGAGTGGGGTTTTAAAGGGGACTTTTGATTCCAGTGGTTTGACAATGGAGTTGGCGGCAGCGCCTGTAAACAAGAAGTTGCAGGAGCGGCGGCTGTGAGCTATGAAGAAGAAAGGAACTTGTGCAGTTGTGCTTCCCTGGAACGACATCATTTGATAAACTCAAAT
Coding sequences within it:
- the LOC112800926 gene encoding uncharacterized protein, coding for MQHDEVIWHVIRHNHCSFMAKITTGNFCRNPYNVTGLCNRSSCPLANSRYATIREENGVFYLYMKTIERAHMPNKLWERVKLPRNYEKALEVIDKHLMYWPKLLIHKTKQRLTKMTQMRIRMRKLALKTREKIMTTPRKEIKREARRQEKAEKAALLEKSIEKELLERLQKGVYQQSDIYNYPIEQYNKVLDMDNLQPAEEEEEEAEIEYVEGYDELEEEDDMEDFVNFRIDDAGGDDNDENAGSSEDEEAEAAAQRRVKRKNKLASMKSEKDSVDLKSKKAKVLVEVERDDADERQREVSVR